In Pseudoalteromonas marina, a genomic segment contains:
- a CDS encoding sensor histidine kinase produces MFNFISGLSLTQKIMAICVLCSVLPVVSITIIAQHPLYYSVLLVIAAMLISLLLARALTKPIKLGLQSLETGLLNFKDGELSSLLAYKNNDELGKLCQLYNQTAKQLRQEKQWIYQRELMLDKVLQSSPQALLLVNDNKTVVFSNLVSRTLFNSKTQLEGTQLHQLLSDAPIQLTNAIEQGVDGLFNIEVDSHDSQTWHLSTGEFLLNNQKHHLYIFKQLTRELSRQEVAVWKKVIRIISHELNNSLGPMSSMLHSAQLLASRVDEPRLARVFSTIDERISHLTEFVQGYGKFAKLPTPQKSAINWQNTLNDLNRQWQFSYTVSSTQSILHADQAQLEQLLINLLKNAHESGSSPSKINIDVTFFSNTCVVDVSDGGKGMSEQVMANALVPFYSTKSTGSGLGLALCREIAEAHKGQISLHNKLSGGLNVQVTLPCR; encoded by the coding sequence ATGTTTAATTTTATTAGTGGCTTATCGTTAACTCAAAAAATAATGGCTATATGTGTTTTATGCAGCGTTTTACCTGTTGTTAGCATTACAATAATTGCACAACATCCGCTGTATTACTCTGTGTTATTGGTCATAGCAGCTATGCTAATAAGCCTCTTGCTAGCTAGAGCCTTAACAAAGCCTATTAAGCTAGGGTTGCAATCGCTAGAAACCGGCTTACTTAATTTTAAAGATGGTGAGCTTTCTAGTTTATTAGCCTATAAAAACAACGATGAGTTAGGAAAACTATGTCAGCTTTATAATCAAACGGCAAAACAACTTCGGCAAGAAAAACAGTGGATTTATCAACGAGAGTTAATGTTAGATAAAGTATTACAGAGCTCTCCACAAGCACTTTTACTTGTTAACGATAACAAAACTGTTGTATTTAGTAATTTAGTCAGCCGCACTTTATTTAATAGCAAAACACAACTAGAAGGCACGCAGCTTCACCAATTATTGTCTGATGCACCTATTCAGCTTACTAATGCTATTGAACAAGGCGTGGATGGCTTGTTTAATATTGAAGTAGATAGTCACGATTCTCAAACTTGGCATTTATCGACTGGCGAGTTTTTGCTTAACAATCAAAAACATCACTTATACATATTTAAACAACTTACCCGTGAACTCAGCCGCCAAGAAGTAGCAGTATGGAAAAAAGTTATTCGAATAATAAGCCACGAGCTCAATAACTCTCTTGGCCCTATGTCATCAATGCTGCACAGCGCTCAGCTTTTAGCTAGCCGCGTAGATGAGCCTCGCCTTGCACGAGTGTTTTCAACAATCGATGAAAGAATAAGCCACTTGACTGAGTTTGTTCAAGGCTACGGCAAATTTGCAAAGCTCCCTACACCACAAAAATCAGCGATAAATTGGCAAAACACATTAAATGATCTGAATAGACAATGGCAGTTTAGCTACACAGTAAGCAGCACCCAAAGCATATTACATGCAGATCAGGCACAACTTGAACAGCTGCTTATCAACTTACTCAAAAATGCACACGAGTCAGGCTCAAGTCCGTCTAAAATAAACATAGATGTAACGTTCTTTAGTAATACTTGCGTAGTAGATGTAAGCGATGGCGGAAAAGGCATGAGTGAGCAGGTTATGGCCAATGCCCTTGTACCTTTTTACTCTACAAAAAGTACAGGAAGTGGTTTGGGG